The DNA segment TGATTACGAATTCTCGTTGCGCGGCCTCCGAAAGGACTCCGATCAGTACCGTCACTTGATTTCCGAGGTTCTCCCGTCATCTTTGATATTTGAGAATGAATTAGTTAAGCTTTGTAATTGAATGCTTTTGACTATTATTTCGGTGATTTTCAACTCGTGGCTTCATGTAATGTTATGCGCACAAACTGTTTCTTAGAATTATGTTAGGAGCTATTCGAAttgtttttgttatattttcagCTCGCTGTTTATTGTTTTGAGGATTGGTATTGGAAATGATGAAAACAAAAGCATTTCACTTGTTCCTTCAACCTATCTTAAAAGCTGTAAACATATGTACTAAAAATGgacagaaaataaacaaaagtttTCAGATTCAGAATTTGAGatgctgattttttttttttggtggcaTAGGTTCATCTACGGTCTGCCAAGAGGTTGTTGAAGTTATGCGAAGTGAACAAAGGGTTTTATGTGAAGGCTGGGCAGTTTGTTGCTGCTCAGAGAGTGATTCCGAAAGAGTACTCGTCAACTTTGTCCGCACTGCAGGACCAGGTTTGGCTCAAGACATTctgtttgattttgaatttttatcttttggttGGTCGTCTTGCTAAGTTTGTATGGTATCTAAATGGCTTAGGTTGCTCCTCTTCCTTTTAAAGTTATCAAGGGAGTGTTGAAGGATAATTTGGGACCAGATTTCACTGAGATGTAAGTTGCCCTTTCCAACTGAATTTGGTTTTACAAACTATGCACACCTAACCAAGATTAAGGTGTTTAATGTCTTGCGATGTACTAGAGCCCTTTGCTAAAGCATTGACAGTGCACAAGTAAGATTCATTGCTTGAATTGGCCCTGTCATCAAGATAGTATAATCAAATCCCCGTGCTTGCTTTATTCTTTTTCCATTAATTTAAAagacttttttttgtttattgttttattttttcattaggaaaaaattctcaatatttatgtgaatttttcaggtttgagtcattggatgaagaaCCTATAGCTGCCGCATCTATTGCACAAGTTCACCATGCGGTGCTGAAAAGTGATCAGGAAGTAGCAATCAAGGTGGTTTCTTAATAAAACCTAAGATAATTTGGACATATTCTTTACTAATTTACTTACAACTACTCACATGGTATCTTTTGTCaacttaattactaaattaCCTTTTCTGTAAGAAGTAAACTATCTGAACTGAGCATCTTGTTTCTCATCTGAAAAATATGCCTGTAGGTTGAAAATAACATTATCATTTCAATATCTCCTTGGCTAGGTTTAATTTGTTTACACTGTGTATTGATTATTCATCTTCACTTGAATAGCGTGTTATAAGTTATAACCTGGCTTTGAGATACTATTTGAGTCCAAACCTAGCAATAAGCAATGGCTGAGCTTGAGAAATTTTGAGggggaaaaaaattttaacataaaaaatacataacattatataaaaacaaaatttataaatatcacaatttttcaatattttgtcATTACCATGACAATAAATgaattatgatgatgatgagccTTTCCAGTTAGCCCAATAGTCTGTCACGTTGAATTAAAATAAGTATTGAGTGAATGGGTGAAGAGCTGAACACATGTACGCTTAAATTGTTACATAATACTTTAGCCAAATGAGCTTGTTATGTTATCTGTAGTACTACTactaaatattttacaaaatgtTTGGGGGGCCATGGCCCCCCATTGTCCACAAAAAGCTCCGTCAGTGACAATAAGGACACCTATAAATTAAGAGGCTGGAGGTTATTTGGGGATTTAGGTACCAAATTTTCATTGATTGTACCTGACTAATGATGGTAGTCTGTTATAGTAACCatttcttcctctcttttctCCCTGTAAGAAcgaattcttttttattaaaagaaggCTATTTAGAAGATATTGTTTTTTCACTAAATCACTCATCATATGGGATTATAATATTACATGGAATGGAAAATGCTAAAAGATTTATACTTTCACATTAAGTAATAAAAAGTTCTGTCATTTTCTTCTATGTGAATATGTaatgttttctttatttatggTCGCCCTAGATTGAAGTGACACTCAGAGAAGCCCTTCTTGTGTTGAAAATTCATGTTCTTCACTGTTAAATAGGTGCAATATCCTTGGGTACAGCAGCAGATGACTTTTGACACAAGAACAATGTATTTCCTATCTAAAACTATTGCATGGGTATGCTCTGACTTTTGGAAGCTCTTATTTACTGAAAGATATTAAAGCATTTATGCAATTATGCTGCACTTAATTTTTACTTAGATTTTTCTATTTGCTGGAATGATAATTATTATGCAACGTCAATTGTTGAAAGGAAAACAAGAAGTAGAAAAAAACAGTTTCAAAGCGAAAGGAAAATGATTAATATTATGATAAGAGAGCTGAATTATCTTAACATGGTGATCCAATGATTCAATTATTGATCAATCAAGAACACTATATTTAAGGGCATTAATATTTTATGTGATGAATTAAGGACTAGCTTGAATGTTTTTTCTTTGGTTTCGTGACACCATAGCTAAGAAGTGATTTAGTCAAATAATATCTTCTTACCTGCTAGAGTACTTATCACATTATAGGAAATAATGTCTTCTAATATTTATTGCTGGTATTCCCTGGAAAAGTTTGAGCTAATACATAAGGTGGTGGTTTACATCATTTGTTGATAAGTCTGTTACCTCAGAAGAAGTATTAAACAGCATTAAACATGTTGTAGTAATTactaataatcataaaattggAAATAGAATGTAAGATCAATGAACACACAAAATAATGTTTGGAAAAACTCgagccttttttttttcttgagaaGTTGTTCTAAGTCTAACAGAAAATGGGTTACAGGTTTTTGTTTAATACCTACCAAATACTCCCGACATCCACAAATATGTCACTTTTGTCATAAAACACATTTTAAGAAATCACTAATGTCAACAATTTTTAAAGTGTTAAGTCAAAATTAACTTGGCCTTTTCTCTGTTCAAATTAAGTGCTTATTGTTCATTGGGTGTATTAGTATCAATGAATACGGGTATTAGTGGAGAGAAGATATCAAAACATCTTTAAACTAATCAACGACTTATATTGTTGGACAGAGGGAGTATGAATTTTGACTGAAAACTTGCTGAAAAGATTGATTATATATGAGTTCGCCTATGCATTCGGCAGCAATACATTCCTTGTTTAAATTACTAAATAACAAGAGTTTGCTTGTTTTCTCGATTTAGTGGCAATTATTTTCTTCCATGCCAAATAGTATGAGTGCTTAATATTGCATAAATTCACATATTCAGGACTTTATTAAGTGTTAGGACATTTCAGTTTTGTCAGAAAGATCCTAGGTAATGCTGGAGGGGGATATATTTGGCTGCAGAAAAATTCCATAATCTTTGCCCTTTAGCAAAGGTACTGGGTTTCTCTTCTGAGCTGATGTACtatctcttcttttttaatatCCTACATAGATTTAGGGAGGTTTCCattccttttattttaatatatgttcttagattttttgtaaaaagtaaaataagaaaagataaaactTACCAAGTAATTTATAATTTCCTCGAATTTCATAATTTCATTATCTAATTGCTGGATGAAGTTGAACTTTGTGCAGTCTCTGTTCtctcttttagattttcaaaCAAGTAGTATCATCAACTCAGGGACTTCTGTTGTTATTTTACTTTATGATTGCATTTCTTGGATGTAGTTATACCCACAGTACAGGTTTGAGTGGCTACCATTGGCATTTGCGGACTCCATGGCTGCAGAACTTGGTCAGTAATAATTTGTAGAAAACATACCTGCGTATTAGTATTATATCAGCGTTCTTGTCGCATTTTACCTTTATGTGTGACACTGACATTTTGTATTAGAAATAGAGTTATTTTCTATAGACGGATGTGAATTATATGCttgttataattatatgatAGATTAACAAAGCTAAGTATATAGGTCATGTTTGTTTTTAGGGCACTACCTGTAGACAGTAAAACTAAAACATGTGATATGAGTAGTTTGATCTTGTTTTGATTAAAAAACTACTGTGGGATTTTGCtcattgctttaatttttgtgttattttgAATAGTTATGCCTTTTTTCTTACAAAATTTAGATTTAGATTTTCATATGCTATAGTTTACCTCATCTGGATATGGGTtgctttacttttctttttctttaattttggtcTTTCGTCTTTGTCATTATATCAACGGGATCTACTTATTGATTTAgggtttttttcttctttatttgttataggttctatttatattttagtccATACTTTTGTTTGGAACTgctttttaaagtttcaaattaTTAAGGATAGACACCTCTAAATCGGGTAAAACCATAGAGAATAGTAGTTTatttcaatgcaattttatggtttttggagtagtttttattctttcttAATTCTTCCCAAACTCAAAATAATCAAGAATAGGCACAAATCCAAATTGTGTGAAGCTATAGGGACTAGTAATTAAATtcattgcaattttttttctttaatttttggagtactgttctttttctttctttcttctgatTCTTTTCAATTTATAGCATTAAGTAGGCATTTTTATTTATCTGCTTTTCATGTTCATGTTGCAGCCATTGGTTTTTATCAGGGCACAGTCAAGAAATTATTCCATTGAACTCAACATATTTAGTTCTTTGTTTGTATGTTTTACATTTACTTCTAGCAGCTGGTAAGTTATCCTCCTTAGTTACTGAATGAACAATACAAGGCTGGATTAATTTCACACAGATTTTATTCATGAGGCAAGGAATTCTGAGAGAGCAGCCAAAAACTTGAGAAACAACAAATTGATCAGGGTTCCTCATGTATTCTGGGTATGATAGTCTTCATTATTTTCCTTTCAATAGAATTTAGTGCTTACTATAATACTTTTACCAACATAGTATGATATTAATGCATGCAGGATTTGACTAGCAGGCAAGTCCTAACAATGCAGTTTTATACAGGGCGAAAGGTATGTTCTGAATAATATCTTTGTTGTTACACCAAATTGCCAGGGACATTTTTGCTTTGCTCATGTATAACTGCATGAATCATGATTGATTTTTTATGGGATTCGGCTCAGTTAACACCACCTTATTCATTTCTTAATGAAATATTCTAGTATTTAAAAAATGAGCCAAGCAAAATCAGTTCTGGTCAATTTGTACTGTTTTCCAGTTTGTAGTAATTCTATTCTAGCTGTTGTAAGCTTTGTATTTCTATCTATTGCATTCTATTAATAGGGGTCTTATTACAATTCAGATTGATGATTTAGACTTTCTGAACCAGCTTGGAGTAGAACCAGAAAAGGTTGACTTATCACAATTCACAACTATGGTGAACTCATGTAAATTGTATTTTCCTGTTCTTTACAGTGGATGTAATAAGCTTCATTGTGGTTACAATTTTTGCAGATGGTTCATTATTGTGATACTCAATCTGATAAACATTGACTATGAGAATTTCATTTTGTCCTACTTTTGTAGTGCTATACTGCTATTGTTATGTACTTTCTTTAACTGATGCATTCTAAACCTGATACTGAAGGTAGCAAAATCATTGATTGAACTATTTGCTGAAATGATATTTGTGCATGGTTATATACATGGTGATCCACACCCTGGTAATATATTAGTTTCTCCTGAAGGTTCCAATGGCTTCTCTTTGGGTATGTACCTGTGTATGGTCTGATTGAAATATGGAAGATTGTAAGAATTGAACTTGAATTTTGATCATTTCCCCCTTTGGAAACTTCGTGCAGTTCTTTTAGATCATGCAGTCTACAGGGAATTGGATGAGGAATTTAGAAAAGACTTTTGTCAGTTATGGGAAGCTTTGATTCTTAAAGACTTGAATAAAACATTGAGGCTTGGTGAACGATTTGGTGCTGGGAAGTATTCTAGATATCTGCCCATCATTTTCACTGGAACGCCTGTTGAAAGGTGATCTTTCTTAACATTCTATTTGATGATGcacataaataattttagtgtacTTGTTGAAGAGAGTTtattttgggtcataattgttTCAGATTTTGAACTAAAATTTTTCATTCAACtgaaaatggtaaaaaaaataaaaataaaagaggataaGGTATATTATATTATCAAAGATAGGTTTATACGATAAGCTACTATTTTCAGCTTTTAAGGAAAAATGTAAGCTGGAAagctgatttttttatattttggtaattttttttataaattaaatatgtaaaaggtgattattacttttttttgtaGTTGTGCCTCAAATATTACTGTTATCTTGCAATACAAATTACAAAACATATGATGGAACTTTTGCTTGAGTTGCAGCAAACATGCTTTTGGAATATCAACTGCAGAAAAAGAGACCATGAGAAATGAGTTGAAGTCTCTCTTATTTGATGACTTATCTTCATTCATGGAGACCCTGCCTCCAGATTTTATTGCGATAATGCGCATAGAGTAAGAAACAAATTCATCCTAGCTTCTTTGGGTGCAGAATTTGTAGTGctgaataattaatatatttcttttttttcttctagcGGAATGATAAGATCTATCATTAGAAAGATGGGTGTATCTCGGGTCACCAGGCTGCTAACTTACACTAAATATGCAGTATATGGTCTTCTCTGTTCAAAGTTGGATGTAGAATCATCTAGAAGTCCCATGAAATTTTGTAAGTTCGCTTATCATATCTTAGAAGTTACTCGAGAACTTTTCTTAATCGTCATCTACACAATGAACTTCTGTCAAAATATATAGTACGGAGAAAAGAAAGCAGGAGCTTTCAGAATGAGTGTTccctcttatttttctttttaatgctTTCAGACTTTGCTGTGGAAGCTGCTTTTCTCAGTTTCATAGCAACCTTAAAATATGTTCTCATCCTAATAAAGGTTCTTATTGGTGAGAATGCTCTTTCACTTGTAACttgtttttataaatattatctcatttttttataaggAAAAACTAAAACCTAACCATCTATTGTTTTCTCTGGTTTTTTAGGGAGCATTGACAGTACCCCATGGCGCCGGAAGGTGAATAATGTTTTGAATTACATGTATAGCAAGATTAGTAGTGAGTTTTGGGGCATTGTGGTGCATCCTGTTTTTCTTCTATTATGGATCCGTCTTAATGTATTATTTTAAGGATCgagttcttttatatataaaacaagGTGGTGGTTGTGATGGTATGCTATACAAATGTTAAAGTGCATTCATtcaatgttaaattttaataaaaaccttgtaaaaaaatgttttcagaTGATACTCATCGGTTCTTTTTCCCCTccaaaaccttaaaaaaatattgagtaaAATGAGATGAGTATTCTCTGTGAAAAAGTAATTTCTTTAGTGaagtttttgaaagaaaaaaagggggaagaacTAAACACGCACTAAGTTACCACTAGTTGCATGgatataaacatttttttttccaaagtaCATTGCTCATTTTGAAGGGTGGTTTTAAAGTATATTGTTATTTGTTTTATGTATATACGAAACTTCATACTAATCTAGTACTACCAAAGAATTTCCTGTTTATACTATACTCATAGAAATGGAGTTGGTTTAGAGCTATATGAATTACcagactcttttttttttggcaaaGCATCTTGGAGTTATATAGTTGATCTTCAAATCAATATAGCTAAACAGATACTTGAGATTGTAAATCCAAGGTTAGTCTTGAAAGTTTCAGTTATGCATGTATGAGAATGTATCACTTCCAAGTTCCAACAGCTTCAGAAGACAATGATAAGCACCCTCCGTTGTCCATGATATTGATCATTaacatcttttcttctttttcttctcatttaAAAGAATTTTCTAGAACTAAAAACACAAGAAATTTTCTAGAAATATGTTGGAAACTCTACTTTGAATCTCATAAATCATCATGTATAAGCTTTGCACGAAACAAAAATATGTATTGACCATTGAATGCCGGTAGAGTGGGTTTATTCTCCACGAAGAATATTAGAGAATTAGCcgaaattatttttgtcattatttttagtcatcaatctaatttttttagtctaataattcAACAATATATTTAGCTCACATTTTTTAAACATTGATAATTAGctgttggtaaaaaaaaaaaa comes from the Arachis duranensis cultivar V14167 chromosome 7, aradu.V14167.gnm2.J7QH, whole genome shotgun sequence genome and includes:
- the LOC107457933 gene encoding uncharacterized protein LOC107457933 isoform X1, which gives rise to MTPKPFNFPAKRRTGLLLLTAAVAATAAAAQASNTHELSSLSTGKLGAEVHGLVRTARAVSAVASTVADYEFSLRGLRKDSDQYRHLISEVHLRSAKRLLKLCEVNKGFYVKAGQFVAAQRVIPKEYSSTLSALQDQVAPLPFKVIKGVLKDNLGPDFTEMFESLDEEPIAAASIAQVHHAVLKSDQEVAIKVQYPWVQQQMTFDTRTMYFLSKTIAWLYPQYRFEWLPLAFADSMAAELDFIHEARNSERAAKNLRNNKLIRVPHVFWDLTSRQVLTMQFYTGRKIDDLDFLNQLGVEPEKVAKSLIELFAEMIFVHGYIHGDPHPGNILVSPEGSNGFSLVLLDHAVYRELDEEFRKDFCQLWEALILKDLNKTLRLGERFGAGKYSRYLPIIFTGTPVESKHAFGISTAEKETMRNELKSLLFDDLSSFMETLPPDFIAIMRIDGMIRSIIRKMGVSRVTRLLTYTKYAVYGLLCSKLDVESSRSPMKFYFAVEAAFLSFIATLKYVLILIKVLIGSIDSTPWRRKVNNVLNYMYSKISSEFWGIVVHPVFLLLWIRLNVLF
- the LOC107457933 gene encoding uncharacterized protein LOC107457933 isoform X2, translated to MTPKPFNFPAKRRTGLLLLTAAVAATAAAAQASNTHELSSLSTGKLGAEVHGLVRTARAVSAVASTVADYEFSLRGLRKDSDQYRHLISEVHLRSAKRLLKLCEVNKGFYVKAGQFVAAQRVIPKEYSSTLSALQDQVAPLPFKVIKGVLKDNLGPDFTEMFESLDEEPIAAASIAQVHHAVLKSDQEVAIKVQYPWVQQQMTFDTRTMYFLSKTIAWLYPQYRFEWLPLAFADSMAAELDFIHEARNSERAAKNLRNNKLIRVPHVFWDLTSRQVLTMQFYTGRKIDDLDFLNQLGVEPEKVDLSQFTTMVNSFLLDHAVYRELDEEFRKDFCQLWEALILKDLNKTLRLGERFGAGKYSRYLPIIFTGTPVESKHAFGISTAEKETMRNELKSLLFDDLSSFMETLPPDFIAIMRIDGMIRSIIRKMGVSRVTRLLTYTKYAVYGLLCSKLDVESSRSPMKFYFAVEAAFLSFIATLKYVLILIKVLIGSIDSTPWRRKVNNVLNYMYSKISSEFWGIVVHPVFLLLWIRLNVLF